The Acropora palmata chromosome 10, jaAcrPala1.3, whole genome shotgun sequence genome contains a region encoding:
- the LOC141893967 gene encoding uncharacterized protein LOC141893967: MAAARRRDLRDILTVMLYDDESSSDSSDEEDFDVLFVVTAFGERRILNKKLNIADLSEVQCEEMFRFQKDDMIRLIRALEIPRFYTGYQGSVCTGMEALMILLTGISQQMV; the protein is encoded by the exons atggcggctGCACGAAG GAGAGACCTCAGGGACATTTTAACAGTGATGTTGTACGATGATGAGAGCAGTTCAGATTCGAGCGATGAAGAAGACTTCGAtgtgttgtttgttgtgaCCGCATTTGGAGAAAGGAGAATTCTAAACAAGAAACTAAATATTGCGGACCTTAGTGAAGTCCAGTGTGAAGAAATGTTTAG ATTTCAGAAAGATGACATGATACGCCTTATCAGAGCTTTAGAAATTCCTAGGTTCTATACTGGTTATCAGGGCTCTGTCTGCACTGGGATGGAAGCCCTGATGATTTTGCTGACTGGCATATCCCAACAGATGGTGTGA